Proteins co-encoded in one Aspergillus flavus chromosome 2, complete sequence genomic window:
- a CDS encoding putative transporter (MFS quinate transporter) translates to MTVDTSSDREANDFQHVQVAKTSMWRSLMNNPKVLFIAFFASFGGFEYGYQQGVLGQSLVMTRFMENFPSVVNSSTATGWLTSILQLGGVVGSLSAGVLGELYSRKYTMFVACCWVILGSYLYVGATEGNPSLLYAGRFFTGLGVGLFSGVGPLYNAELAAPEMRGLLVSFYQFATILGIMISFWVGYGSNYIGGTGETQSDMAWRLPSIVQGIPAVFLACGIWFMPFSPRWLVKQDRDEEALTTLAWIRKLPQDHELVQMEFLEMKAEALFEKRAFAKATPWLAERENKNVFMSQIAQYANCFRTMGNFKRVCTAWLVMFFQQWSGVDAIIYYASNVFTSLGLTSGTVALLATGVTGVVFLISTMPGMLVIDKVGRKPMLLVGSLVMLLSMVIVGVIVAKFRHDWPSHEAAGWSAVALIWLYIAGFGATWGPCSWTLVSEIFPLSIRAKGASIGAFSNWINNFAIAFFVPPMLEAWAWGTYIFFAVFLGVGIVWVWFFLPETKNASLEEMDRVFKSNTGEQDAEMLREAQREVGLTACIERLSKGPVPVEKDSYGSHLEQV, encoded by the exons ATGACCGTCGACACGTCCTCCGATCGGGAGGCCAATGACTTCCAGCATGTCCAGGTTGCCAAAACATCGATGTGGCGATCCCTGATGAATAACCCCAAAGTGCTTTTTATAGCATTCTTCGCCTC CTTTGGTGGTTTTGAGTATGGCTACCAGCAAGGCGTACTGGGACAGTCGCTGGTGATGACCCGCTTCATGGAGAACTTCCCCTCCGTGGTGAACTCCTCCACAGCCACGGGATGGTTGACTTCAATTCTGCAGTTGGGCGGAGTTGTAGGGTCCTTGTCTGCAGGTGTCTTGGGCGAACTCTATTCGCGAAAGTACACTATGTTTGTCGCATGCTGCTGGGTTATCCTAGGGAGTTATCTTTACGTTGGTGCCACGGAGGGCAACCCGTCACTCTTGTACGCCGGACGATTTTTCACGGGCTTAGGCGTTGGTTTGTTTAGCGGTGTCGGGCCCTTGTACAATGCCGAGTTGGCAGCGCCCGAGATGCGTGGTCTTTTGGTATCTTTCTATCAGTTTGCCACCATTCTTGGAATCATGATTTCCTTCTGGGTGGGTTACGGAAGTAACTACATTGGGGGTACGGGCGAGACGCAGTCGGACATGGCATGGCGCCTGCCCTCCATCGTCCAAGGTATCCCGGCCGTTTTCCTAGCCTGCGGCATCTGGTTCATGCCTTTCTCTCCCAGGTGGCTGGTCAAGCAGGACCGGGATGAGGAGGCCCTCACCACGCTTGCCTGGATACGGAAGCTGCCACAGGACCATGAGCTGGTTCAGATGGAGTTTCTGGAGATGAAGGCAGAAGCCCTTTTTGAAAAGAGGGCCTTTGCCAAAGCGACACCCTGGCTggctgaaagagaaaacaagaatGTCTTCATGAGCCAAATCGCACAATATGCGAACTGCTTCCGGACCATGGGCAACTTCAAAAGGGTCTGCACTGCATGGCTGGTTATGTTTTTCCAGCAATGGAGTGGTGTCGATGCCA TTATCTACTACGCGTCTAATGTTTTCACCAGTCTTGGACTTACAAGTGGTACTGTGGCTCTCTTGGCGACTGGAGTGACTGGCGtggtcttcctcatcagcaCGATGCCGGGCATG TTGGTCATCGACAAAGTCGGTCGAAAGCCGATGCTCTTAGTCGGTTCGCTGGTGATGTTACTCAGCATGGTAATTGTCGGAGTGATCGTGGCCAAATTCCGGCACGATTGGCCTTCTCACGAGGCCGCTGGCTGGAGTGCTGTCG CACTTATCTGGCTCTATATTGCCGGCTTTGGTGCCACCTGGGGTCCCTGTTCATGGACCTTGGTATCGGAGATATTCCCTCTCTCTATTCGTGCTAAGGGTGCCTCGATCGGAGCGTTTAGCAACTGGATCAACAACTTTGCCATCGCCTTCTTTGTACCACCAATGCTGGAAGCATGGGCATGGGGTAcatatattttctttgcCGTGTTCCTGGGTGTCGGCATAGTCTGGGTGTGGTTCTTCCTCCCAGAGACCAAGAATGCGTCGCTCGAGGAGATGGATCGGGTTTTCAAGAGCAATACCGGAGAGCAGGACGCCGAAATGCTGCGTGAGGCACAGAGAGAGGTGGGCTTGACCGCATGCATCGAACGGTTATCCAAAGGT